The Euphorbia lathyris chromosome 3, ddEupLath1.1, whole genome shotgun sequence genome contains a region encoding:
- the LOC136223492 gene encoding uncharacterized protein: MASWKKTIASPFKKACTFFNQQQPRDGSTKKSLQSGNENENQNPRGMDLQGEVMACGYEDVQIMWSILDKSKSSDCNL, from the exons ATGGCGTCCTGGAAGAAAACCATAGCATCTCCATTCAAGAAAGCCTGCACTTTCTTCAATCAGCAGCAACCAAGAGATGGTAGTACCAAAAAGTCCCTGCAATCAG GAAATGAGAATGAAAATCAGAATCCTCGCGGGATGGATCTTCAGGGGGAAGTTATGGCTTGTGGATATGAAGATGTTCAGATTATGTGGTCGATTCTCGACAAGTCCAAATCCTCCGACTGCAACTTATAA